Genomic segment of Arachis stenosperma cultivar V10309 chromosome 4, arast.V10309.gnm1.PFL2, whole genome shotgun sequence:
TAGGTGCAAATTTGTACCATGATACTAAATTTTGTATTTGAAgcttttaatatatttaagGGCAATGCTACCAGGGTGCAAATTTGTATACTTAAGGGCAATGCTACGAGACGGACAATACGTtagtgttaaaaaaaaaaagagaattagTTAACCTTGATTCAAATTTAAGataacaaaaatgaaaatattgATTACCTAGAATTTCTCATTATTTAATacattgaaaatattaaaaacaccATTTgctttttaaatatttgtattATTTCCTTAATAAATTCAGCTTTCGGAAATGTGATCtaataattagtttatattCCAGATCAGATATCACAGGTTGACTTTGATGTAActacaaaataattattaagATGCGCATACCATCATTCTTTGGAGATTTTTCCCACCAAATAGACATGTAGTGTGCAATTGCACATCCTTTTGTGTTCTCATCATTGTCACTTGTCAATGTTTCATAACTGTACTGTTATTATTTGATGAGAGTAGAAAGGTTACTCTAAAGATGGCTGCAATCCAAGAATAGCAAGAAGCATTTAACATTTGTGGAAGAAATAACTAGACATCCTTTCTAAGTTGTCATGCTTGTAAGCATagttatttctttcttttttctacataaaattctaaaaacaaaaaatactaaaaataaaaataaaaatagaaaataaaaacgaatCAGTAGTGCCTACAACTTTAGAACTAGTCTTAAATGGAAAGCAAACATTTCAGTGGAAAAATGACACATAAGGTGTATAGTTCTGCATAAACCAACTATCATGCAAACTGGCATTTGCACTCATAAAAGTAAGGTTATGATTACCAACACGACCAAAAAGGTTATATGTTCTCAGGAGACAATTTGATTAAGCTTCGTATTTAACAGTAAGAAATAAATATACATGGCAtaatctattattattattactatctCCGTTCCTTTTTATCTGTGTACAATGTTGGGAAGGATATTCTTCTAGGATAAGGAGACCATAGTATATGAAAAAAGTTACAAGGATTTCAACAAGAGAATTGGTAGTTTAACATGGGCAAGTACCTATTGATCAAGAGGAATCCACTCAATTTCTAGGTCTATTTCTCCACATTCAACATTCTGGAGCTTCAGTGTCATGGCCTGTATAACCTTCCCATCAACAATATTGACTATACTATCTTCAATAAGTGCATTCCCATCAGCTTTTAACCACTTTCCTATCTGCATATTGGCAAACATTGCAGCATTACCACATGCCATGGCAGATGATATCAGGGGCTGAATGTCAATGTCTGCTTCTCCCATTATGTCGTCAGCAGAAAATGTGTCATAATCGAACACTTTCTGCAATGCAGCAAGCACATAAGATGGTGTCATAGTCATAAAAAGCTGAAACTAGACTTATATAGATCACTAATAAAGGTAGGATATTATTCATTGAACCAAAGCtagagaagaaattaaagaaaaaaagcaGTCATATGTAGACATTCGACCAAATTgcattgcttttttttcttcccATTTCACTCAATACAGTTTTCCTGGTTgtataaaaaagaaatatatgGCTTAAACACATCCTGATTCCACCTTAACGCACTAAACAAGATATAGACTCATAGATGACTACAAATACAAGCAAATTGTAATACATATAATGTTCTTTAGCAAATACTCATCAAGGTTTTTTGTAAAGGATGGAAGTATGCAcaaactttctttttctttttccgtTGTGTCATGCCGAACAACGCAAGACATCAAACACTGGTGTTTCGAGAAGGAAAAAATATGACTGATGATTCACAGCTATAATTGGCAAGGGTACAAAGGAATAATAGGAAAAAATGAATTAGTGGTGCGGAAAATCTATTTGCATATTGCACCAAAATAAGAAAGCAGCTAAACATCGAATGCCTAGATGTCGATACTGTCTATACTATATACAACTTCTtatatttcatttttaaaagCCAATTCATCATTTTGCTTCTAGGAACTGTAGTTGGGAAGAGAACTGTATTTAACTTCCACTGGTGAGAAATTCCTAGAAAAGCTAACTTTGGTTAAGTTGCATAGCAATACAATAAACTGGTTTTACAAGGGAAAGAGCTCCAAATGTTGATGATCAGGGATCAAGGAACTCATTGATCTGCAATGACGTGGCTTACAATGCTACAATAGGACATGCATTAATACCCAGAAGTAGTTTCTGTtattcaaaatatcaaaattcaACCATACCAGTTTTATTGGTCCATATATTTCAGGAACGGACAACATAATTTCTTCATTCCAGACTGGATTCAAGTTACTCGATATTACCCTTGTCTGGGAAGTCTGTAAGCAACAGGAACAAATCAATTTCAAACGAAAATTATCACCATTCATCAACCTTCAActttaaataaaagataaggagCAACAGTTATGCGAAAACATATGCCATCAAGAACAACCAACCTGTGTGCCAAGGTTCAAAACAACATATGGATCACTTGTCTTTATATCTCTAATAGCTAAATTGGTGCCTCTAATCACTTTCACCTTCAACATTCCAATAAATTCCACCATACCTTCCTGTTATTACTACCAATATTAGTCATATACTCAGAAAATCACTCTCAAGAATACATGCATTGCCAATGCTGCCAAAGTAATAAATTAAAGTGATGCAAAGTTTGATTCGAAAACTTTCATTTCATCCGGGAAGACAGCAATTCAACTCGGAAAATCTAGTTCACAAAACTTGCAAATATGGTAAAATCCAAAGTTTCTCCCAGTCCTTTAATCGAAATTTCTCTAAACAATAAAAATAGTCAGATAATCAAAGGGATAGCGCACACAACAAAATTACCGTTCTCTTTGAACTACCACCATCGATGCGACTTTTTGCGGAGTTTGAATTTGGACCGCCTTTCCCAGACACAATGCGCAAGCCAGGTTTCAAAAATTCTTGATTCTCATATTTTGACCTGAAGTGAAAATAGTTGCAATTAAAATGGCATTCAATTAACTAGAGCATTTGCTTGACAgatggaaaaagaaaatcttAAAGCCAAGGAAAAAATTGACTTAACAAAAGCTTTGGACAAAAACAACGGGCCAGAGAGATGGAGAGAAGAAAGGGAAAATAAGGGGGGGCTTGTGACATTACTATTTTGAGTGTAATTTCATTGGGGGAAAAATGGAAGAGATATttcatggatgaatttcatatctAATTTACTCATGGAGCTCTTGTATAAAAATAACCACTCCAGTTTTATCTTCAACCAAACATACCCATCATGGCAATCAGAGATAATAAGACTATCAAAATGAACAAAATGATGCACAGAGAAGCAGATAGGTGTATTGTGCGAATGAAAACATGACTAACACTATAAAATTTGCACGCTGTTCATGGCTGGCATCTGGTTCAGGTTTTTTATGTCCTTCTGGAATATAAGCCTCATATATTGAATTAGCAGCAGCATTCCCCCCAACTTCAATCATTGAATCAATTTCTTCTTCTGTCCATTCATCCAAAGTCACAGATAAAATCTGAAAGTAAAAAATAACATCATCAAAAGGATAAATTAGCATTTAGCCATTTATGCTGCTCCTAACTAGATAGAGCCCATGGGAATAACATCATCAAAAGGATAAATTAGCATTTAGCCATTTATGCTGCTCCTAACTAGATAGAGTCCATGGGAACAAACTAGGTCAGATTCACATGAGTGGTCTTGCTAGCAAACAATGGGATAAAAGGTTATAGGTTAATATATATCAACATATACACCTAATAGACTAGTAAGAAACTGGACAAGGTGTAAATGAAATCATTTTCCTAAGGTATGAAGAACGGCTTTACCCTATCTATCATCCATTCCTTACAAAAGTTGTGAGAAATTAAATGCCAGAACATATGAACTACCATccgtttatttttttatttttttggtttatttCTGGTGGCCATCCTTTTAATTTGTTCAAGACATCAGAAAGGACACTCAATTTAAGCTTAAAATATTAGACATTAGGGGTGAAAACATAATCATGCGTAGAGGGGATCTGCATTCAGCAATGCCTTCCACTTCAGTACAGCCTATGAATTGTCTACCTTTGATATATGAGAACCAAGGCTTCTGTGCACACCACAACATTTTAAGCAAACAAATACTCCAATATTGGCTGACCTGAAATacagtgaaaaaaaataaataaattcaaggttcaaaaacaaaattcattttattttattcgcAAAGGTAGTCAGCTACAGTTTAACAGATATCATATTCCTTAATCATTCACacacataaaaaaaaaagaaaaaaaagtcagCATTGAAACCCCAATTCTGTGTATTAGTAATAGCCCTTAATACAAACAAAAATCATCACGAATGCAAAGGAGAAACACTTACGCCCATTTAGGATCTGGAGCATTACAATCAGCACAAACACGATTATCCTGCTGAAGCAATAAATCTTTCAACCTTCTTTTACCTGTAAAAGACCTGGTGATTATTCAACTTTGCAAGCAAAATGAAAGAATAATACACTTGTGTCACCCATGATTAGACAATATTATACATAACGTCCCTTAATTTGTCCTACCTACACTAATATCCACTAGGAGCTCCCAGGGTCATATTCCATAAAAGGGCAGTCTGCTGCAGAGTATCCTACACTACACAGGTTCCAAGGAAGGGTTCCAGCCAAAAGGTGTAAAGCAGGCACCCACCTCACCTATTGCAAGCATCTGTGGCTGACTTGAATCGGTAACCTTGTGACCACACGGTTACAAGGCCATAAGGCTCCCCTTTTGGAGGttactatatatatacaaagtACAAAGTATAGTGGTGTGAAAAATCTAAGGAGTTTAGGAGGTCAACGTAATTCCGCAACCCTTTTTCTCTCTATCTCCATTTCTGAGTATCTAAAGAATCTTAAGCTACTATAGTAAACTTCAAACTCTTTAGGATAGTTTGATCATCAATACATACTACCACACTAATTAAGTATCACAAAATTACCTGAGGCAGGCCTCCCAAGTTCCACGCGGGAATTCCTCATTGATTTATGCTTGAAACCCCAGCCAAGCACAGATCTCTTTTTccttgtttcttcttcttctaattattttttttttcactctcagaaaccaaaaatcaattttttatactTGTTTACCTGCATCAAATTGGTTAATGGTGAAATCAGTGGTTATAACGGCGCTAATCCGAGTTGTTAAATGAGAATGGATTTCTTTTTCTGgatactaataaaaatacagCTCTGAGATAGTGAAATCGAATGTCCAAAAATATATATGCATCAAATGAACCTTATCATTGGAAAATtgaataaatagataaataaatattatgtGAATGTAGAAATGTGATCGGAATAGGCAAcgaaagagagagagggagagagaattACCGGTGAACGGAGGAAATCGGAAATAGAGACGGAGAATGAGAGAGAGATGCGGTGTTTTTCCCTTTTATGGATTCAGCCAATTGGATCAGAACTTCACAACTctgattttcttttgttctgttCTTTAATTCTCTTCGTTTTCCGTTttcgttttatttatttatttattttttacttttgtaATTAAGAAAAAAACAGAGAAGTATCACATTTCAACTACAATAAATCACCATTTCgagtcaccaaaaaaattaatcaccATTTCTAACATTTAAAcgttcattaaaaaaattaaactatattcattaaaaaataaaattaaacaaaaatatcaaattaatttatatattttatagttAAAACTAGTGTATGTTCCCGTACTTTGTACggaataatacataaaattatattaaaaattttattaaaaaattaaataatatatataataattattattataaatattttataaagttataattaaaatcaaaattcaaaatttttaatattaaaatattaaaaataattagtatttgtcttaatcaatttgagtttgttaagtgatcatctcactcgtccgcttaaaCAACTATTCAGAGTTAGAATCTCGCCTTGtgtatatagcaatccattagCTAGCGATAAATCCTTGATAAATGGAGTATCAATACGTGGTTAGACTTGGCAGGAGTTTTCGAATATGCAGGTACCCGACCCGTCCATACCCAGATGAAAAGGGTAATAACTTGACCCGAGTCGGGACAGATTTTGCTCAAGACAGGGTTTGATCGGATTTAGGGTATACCCGCCCcgaatatatacatataaacgcTTCTTAGGAATTAAGATTTGCCTCACATCACACATGATTCATAGCTTTATAGCCATGCAAGATAAACTCAATCATCCTCACctaaaatcttcttcttctcgacTTCTTCACAAAAAAACCGCATAGCTCCTGTCATGTTGTTGCTGAGTTCATCGACGCTTACCTATTCACAACTCTTATCTTCTTTCACAGCCAGAGACGGACTCACGTTTAATATAGACGGGGCATTTGCcccacaaatttttttttaaaaaaagtaatacttatatacatatatagcacttattatattatatttgtctcaaaataaaatataaatagttcttttgtattttatgttaaaaaatattttgttaaacttaacacataataataattatattgttaaatttgatttagtatgaaaaataaataaatacactaaaaaattagtgataattaattatattatattagttaattaattaataattaaattaaaacttaattttttaattaaatacaacttaaattattagtgatttttcaaaaattgtttaagataaaaaatatattatctatgtATTAATATActgtaattattttggttaaaaaatttatttatactataaaaatgataataagtagatttgacaattaagtaaaataattgttaaaaatatatatataaaaataatatttaatcatgttaaaaataaaaaaggtccttataaatattttttttgttattttaaatattatactatatgtatgaaattatatttttattattttaaatattataataatgattgtgtgtatatttctagttcttatcaatatgtattagatagttttaattttaaattttgaatatatctAAACCAATTTAGATTGATCAAATGATCAACTTAGTCGTCCGCTTAAATAAGTATTGAGGGTTCGAATTCTGTCTCGTATGTATAGCAACTCATTGCCGGCCAATTGTAGATTGTTAAATGGAATTCAAATTCATGACGGATTAGTCCTTAACTTGTTGAATATCGTGGGAAgcaaaaaaatatctatacctaaattttattatatttttgtcccCATTACTAAATTTTTCTGGGTTCGTTACTGTTCACAGCTTATGTCATCATCGCTGCTCATCCCGTCACTGTCGTTGTTGAGCCCGTCGCCACCATTCTCCTGCCGAGTTTCTTTTCTCTAGGTAAatttccctctctctctctctttctctctctcattgTGAGTCTGTTAagttcttctcttcttcttccacagACTCATCACTTAGTTGCATTCGCTATGAGCCCGGACGTTGCCGTTGCAGTTTCATCTGAGTCTGTCAccgaataaaatagaatttttattcaagttaaaaatagacatgcatgagatcatttttgcatgtaatttttgaattttctcatccaaatttgatctatgtGGTTGAGTATTTTAGTATAAGATCTTCGTAGTTTTGTTGTGACACTAATGTGATAAAAATTTCGGTAATTTCATAACTAATATATGAGATAGACCagattattaaagtaataagaGAAATAACATTCAGATTTATGCGTAAAATTTATAAGAGGTTATCTcaggaaaatatatatttataacccAAATAGAAgattgttaggaaattattatttcttaatatatttatggataatacatatattaattataatcgtAAATGAAGTAATTTcacattaaatgacttatataacggtgatctcatttattgtcataaatattaaattaaataagtcattattacttttgatttggataaatgagattaaaatcataaatactattttatttgagttttagggtttaatgaatgtcacactcaaatataaataatggCTTTAGAGAATTTTGGTCTCCAACACATCAAACTCGCCTTCGTAGCTCTTTTCCCACAGTAAAATTGTGATTCAGCCCTATAAAAAATACAGAAGGTTTTGGTTGACGAAGATCAAAGAACCACAAGAGTCAAGCTCTCTGATCTCAATCATACTCTCGAATGAAGAGACGCTTTCGCGCtcttagttatattttttaatgatttaacatGGATGATCTTGAGGCtgagaaatcctaaattttttagctaaaataaaaattttattcaatcaaatgataataaatcattttattgaattaaattatattaatgtgaTCATTGGATGATAAATAAtgctagaaaaataaataaataatattttaagagtataaaaatattaaattgtcatttcaatttacttttttactcaacgataataaatatcttaaattaattaaatttttacaaaatttatacacctaaaattattttattttttcaaaaatcttttgaaaatacAATGGTTCAATGAGAGGTTGACTATTgagaattgaatataatatttttaaatttgtattttcaataaaaagatGTACTTAGTTCTATCCATcctaaataattttatattcactATTACTTATCCATCTAAATAATTCTAACAtggataaaatattatttttagatgcaaaaaaattaaaatatatttattctatttcaaaaattaatattcatatttaacTTTGAATTCCAACAAAtatgacaaaaaatattatattttttagttaaaaaattaaagtaaaatatctataaatatatttttgtgctttagctttAGATTTTTCAAAGAAATTTGGCAAGTTAATGGAAtcaaatcatatttctataacatacataagaatgtatattacacataaataaaaaaaattaggtatAGTAAGAACAACTATAATTAAAATTCATACATTTAAAATgtgtttgaactttgaaaaatgAGATGAGACATGAAAACCCACAGACACTTGGCTTCAATGAATCTGTTTACACCATTCAACTTAGTGTTTTttagctttttgttttcttctcttctatTTCATATGAATTTATTAGTGCCAAACATGCATcacatagaatattttttaactCCATCCTAATCCATATATTATCTTTgctaaacaaaatataaaaggaaaaaaagacagtaaataaattaaagttattattatttaaagagacagtaaatatattagtatttttgtattttaaattaattaagatctaaatgaaagataacattaatttaaaaaagttaaattaaaattaactcaaacattgatatttaaattataaaaaaataattttcatattttataaaatatcatacTGCGGTAATTGTAAATATGACgctatttaaaattaaataaagtaacacagataaaacaaataaaaaaataaaaaaaaagagtaaactACCATTTGTACCCACGAAAGTTGAAAACGCTGACATATCTACccatagaaaaagaaaattaccatttgtacccatgaaaaatgatttttacaagcaaaattatccaaaccctaaaaaattatctaaaaaccccaaaataccCTTATCATTACCACTGCTACCATCATCCCCCATCTGATCTAACCTCCATTTCTCTGCCACAAACCACCTCTGCCACAAACCACCTCATTGCCACTCCTTCATCACCATAACCTTCACCTTTGGAGGAATCAAAATCAATCCAGAGAAGATTTTGAAATGGATGACGATGGGTGAGAGTCAAAATTGGATCTTGGTTTCAGCGAAATCTGAAGCTGTTTGAGGGAACAAAACATTGAAAAGGGTGTCATGGAGAAAGCTAATAGAAATAGGGCGAAAAAGAACACagatccaaggtgagaagaGAGTGAGGAGAGAGGATCAAATCTGAACAATCAAACACAGAAGCCTCATGTATTTGGATTCACTTTTTCtgggagaaaagaaaaatggtgAAAGAgatagaaagagagagagagagctcaTCGCGAATTTGGTTCACAAAGGGACCGCGGTGGTGGTGACTGGTGCGGTGGCCCGTCAGGGGCACTGGTTCGGTGATGAGGAGAAGGTAGCCCCAGTAGGTGAGGGTGGTCGACGGTGAAAAGAGGAGAAGGGGGCATTGCGGCTCTAGGGTTGCTAACGGCGGCGAAGCAGGGGCGGGGTGAGTGCGAAGGTCCTCTGGTCGGCAAGAGCGAGACAGGGAAGGAGAGAAGGAGGGGTGGTCACTGACACTGACACTAGAGGCTGCAAGAACGGAAACAGAGGCAATTTGGGGTTAGTGGTGGTGGTAGTGGTGGTAAGGTAATGAGTAGatgaggatgatggagtgtttaGTGGGAAGCGTACCAGTGCTTGTAGGTTGGGAAGATGGAGGGCTTGGTTTCATGGTGTACTTGCACCATGAAGGTGCTCTTCTTCTCCGGGGAAGCGGCAGCAAGTGTTGCTGTGACTGTGAGGATGAAAGAGAGGAGGGTGTGGCAATGAGCCATTGGAGCAGCGGTGGGGACTGAGTGGAAAGTAATGGTGAGAGTGTGTTAGAAAGGGAAAGAGGGGTGGTGGCTGGGTGAAGAGGGTTAGGGTTAGAAAGGGGATTGGTTGAAGGAGGTGGTGTGGTGGTGAAGATAAGggtattttggggtttttagataattttttagtgtttggataattttgcttgtaaaaatcatttttcatggatacaaatggtaattttctttttctatggGTAGATATGTCAGCGTTTTCAACttttatgggtacaaatggtagtttactctaaaaaaaacttaatcttgtataaaatttaccaataaaattttgtaccaaaaaataaatttaattttagtatattaataatataaaatattttatataatcattcaattcaattagatttATCTATTTAGGTCATTattgaaaaatgaatttaatATACCAACATACAATTACTTTAAATTAAGCAACAATTATCAATACTATATAAGAGACACACTATTACACTCAAAGTGATTGCCATAAGgaataattttctaattttctataCTAATATTAGAAAGTTTATATAatactatataataatattatcattatcaatactatatgatatcaaaacaaaacaaaaaaatcaccatgctaatataatattatcaatattatataaatcatctttgtatttatttttctgtgtgtatataatatttaattaacacattaagacatatataatattttgttaatacatatataatataaagtgatttacaaattattattaattcgtatataatgtataattaaatttaatgaattcaattagaataaacaataaattatttattttatttcatactttataaataaataaattaattaactaatataacaaattacaattaatgtagtaaaattaattaagtaatatatattataataaattatattaatatttaaatatctaatcaaatcaattagctgatataattaagtcatgataataaattgtattgactgaattaaaataattaaatc
This window contains:
- the LOC130972900 gene encoding ADP-ribosylation factor GTPase-activating protein AGD12-like; translation: MRNSRVELGRPASGKRRLKDLLLQQDNRVCADCNAPDPKWASANIGVFVCLKCCGVHRSLGSHISKILSVTLDEWTEEEIDSMIEVGGNAAANSIYEAYIPEGHKKPEPDASHEQRANFIVSKYENQEFLKPGLRIVSGKGGPNSNSAKSRIDGGSSKRTEGMVEFIGMLKVKVIRGTNLAIRDIKTSDPYVVLNLGTQTSQTRVISSNLNPVWNEEIMLSVPEIYGPIKLKVFDYDTFSADDIMGEADIDIQPLISSAMACGNAAMFANMQIGKWLKADGNALIEDSIVNIVDGKVIQAMTLKLQNVECGEIDLEIEWIPLDQ